One Pseudomonas sp. B21_DOA genomic window, TTGGCGTTTGTCTGCTGGGAGCGAGTATCAGTGCTGCGGCTATGGCTTATTGGGCATGGCTGGAATGGACTGACGCGTGAGGCGCTGGCTGTTCACTATCGAAAGCCTTCGCGAGCAGGCTCGCTCCCACAGGATTTGCGAAAGGTGGAAGCGAGTCTGTTCGAAGAAAAGCGGCGCCGTGTGCCAATAACCCTGGGAACCTTACCGGGCTAATCTGCCTTCTTCTGCTGCATTTGCACCGATGCCTTGCTCTTGTCTTCGTCCTGGCTGGTCGCCTTGTTCGAATCGAAACAGCCATGCAACAGAAACATCGAGCAGAAGCCCAGGCATACACATATTTTTTCATGACGATCTCCTTAAACAGTGGTCAGGTTGCATCAATGCTCAGCCCTTGCTGTGCTCTGGCGACGAAGGCCCTTCCTTGACACCGCGCGGGCCGGCGATGCCCCACACGATCAGGCCGAGCACAGGGAACACGATCAGACCGATCGCCCAAGCGGCTTTGACGCCAACACTCTTGTTGCTGCGAAACACGCTGACAATCGCCCACAGGTCGACCAGCAGAATGATCACCGCCACGGCGATGGAAAAATAACTCGCTGCCTCGTTCATTTCGCAATCCTCCAATGACTGGTAAGCATTGGGCTACGCGGGATTTTCAGCGTTCAAAAAAATTGCCCGCGAGCGGCGCCAAGGGTTCAGCCACCTTCCGGATCCTGGCGGATCACGGAAATCTTGCCGTTGCGCTCAATGATCGCGAATTTGATCTGGTCGATGGTTTCAATGCCTTGGCTGGAGCGCGCCGCCTCCATGACATCCGCCTCGACCAGGCGCGCATGACGCAGACGTCGATGCAGCAGCTTGCCGTTCTCGACGATGATTGTCGGCTCGCCATCGATCAATCGCGAGACCCACCCGGAACGCTGCTTGAGCAAGGAAAACCCAACGTCGATGGCGATCAGGGTGATGATCACCAGAAACGCATTGGTCAGGGAGAAATCGTCGCCCAGCAAGGCCTGCTGGGTGGCTTCACCGATGATCATCAGCAGCACGAAATCAAACGTCGTCAGCTCGGCCAGCGACCGCCGGCCGGCAATTTTGAACAGCACCATCAGTGCCAGATACATCGCGAGTGCGCGCAACACCGAGTCCATGGGTCACCTATGGATAAATGAATTGAGTGAGCC contains:
- a CDS encoding PLD nuclease N-terminal domain-containing protein, with translation MNEAASYFSIAVAVIILLVDLWAIVSVFRSNKSVGVKAAWAIGLIVFPVLGLIVWGIAGPRGVKEGPSSPEHSKG
- a CDS encoding DUF421 domain-containing protein yields the protein MDSVLRALAMYLALMVLFKIAGRRSLAELTTFDFVLLMIIGEATQQALLGDDFSLTNAFLVIITLIAIDVGFSLLKQRSGWVSRLIDGEPTIIVENGKLLHRRLRHARLVEADVMEAARSSQGIETIDQIKFAIIERNGKISVIRQDPEGG